DNA from Stenotrophomonas acidaminiphila:
CGTTGCCGTTGTCGCCGGGCAGGCCGTCGTCGCGGAAGCGGTCGCGGTTGCGCTCACGGCGGTTGCGGAAGCGGTCGCGGCGATTGCCCTGGCCCTGACCCTGGCCTTGCTGGTTCTGCGGGTTCTGCTGGCCGTGGCGCTGGGCGTTGTTGTTGCCGTCGCCGCCGCGCGCCTCGCCACCCTCCTGGCCGGCGGACGGGGTGCCGGCCGGCGCGGGCGCCGGGGCGTCGTTGCCGGGGCCCGGGGTCGCAGGAGCGGGGGAACTGTCGCCGGCCGGCAGCGGCAGGGCGGACTGGGCCGGGGGGAAGCGGGGCTGCTGCTGTCGGCGGCCTCGGCGGCCTTGGCGACACGCGGCTTGCGCACGCGCTTCTCGACGGGCGCGTCGGCGCTCCCGGTTTCGGAAGGAGTGTTCTCGGACAAGTGCTTGATTCCTCTCGCTGACGTGCGAGCGCCTGACAGGGCGGCGAACTGGTTGGGAATGATCCGGACGAGAACCCGGCCGGAGGGTGCGGCAGGCGAACGCTGCCGGATGCGGCGACACTAACACCGCCGCGCACGGCGGTGCAAGGTGGCGGGAAACGCCCGTTGGGCCGCGGTAAGGGCGGCCCGGAGCCGGCGGCCAGGCCGCCGGCGGGGAGGGGTCAGGCCAGCGCCTTGTCGATCATCTGGCTCAGCTGGCCCTTGCCGACGGCGCCGATCTGGGTGGCCTGGATCTGGCCATCCTTGAACAGCAGCAGCATCGGGATGGAGCGCACGTGGTACTTGACCGCGGTGGCGCGGTTGTCGTCGACGTTGAGCTTGGCGATCTTCAGCTTGCCGTCGTAGGCGTCGGCCAGTTCGTCCAGCACCGGCGAGATCATCTTGCACGGGCCGCACCATTCGGCCCAGAAGTCCACCAGCACCGGGGTGTCGGACTGCAGCACGGCGGCGTCGAAATCGGCATCGCCGACGTGTAGAACCTTATCGCTCACTTGAGGAGTCTCCTGGGGCAATGCGACGGCCCATGCCGGGTTGGCTGCCGCATTGCGCTAAACTGGGGCATTGCGCGGACCCAAAGGCTTGGCCTTGCGTCGCGCGACCCGGCGCAGGGGCCGCAGTGTGCGACGGTGCCCGATACGATGCAAGCCGCCCGGCCAACCTGGCCGGCTGGCACTACCAAGACCAAATAATGAGCGACAAACCGCTGACTGATGTGACTTTTTCCTCCTTCGAGCTGCAACC
Protein-coding regions in this window:
- a CDS encoding thiol reductase thioredoxin — translated: MSDKVLHVGDADFDAAVLQSDTPVLVDFWAEWCGPCKMISPVLDELADAYDGKLKIAKLNVDDNRATAVKYHVRSIPMLLLFKDGQIQATQIGAVGKGQLSQMIDKALA